The Sandaracinus amylolyticus genomic interval GATCTCGCGCATGCGCATCGCCGTCGCTTCCCCGTCGCGCTCGTGGCCGTCACCGGATCGGTCGGCAAGACGACGACCAAGGAGCTCACCGCCGCGGGCCTCGAGGCGCTCGGCCTGCGCGTGCTGCGCAGCGCGGGCAACCTCAACAACCGCATCGGCGTGCCCATGACCCTGCTGACGCTCGGCGCCGATGACGACGTCGCGGTGATCGAGATGGGCATGAACGTGCCCGGCGAGATCGCGCGGCTCACCGAGATCGCGATGCCGAGCGTCGGCGTCGTCACCGCGGTCGCCGAGGTGCACACCGAGGGCGTGGGCGGCATCGAGGGCGTCGCGCGCGAGAAGGGCGCGCTCCTGCTCGGGCTCGGCGCCGACGCGGCGGCCGTGTTCACCGCGGACGACGGGATCCTCGCGCCCTACGCCGAGCGCAGCCCCGCGCGCACGAAGCTCTCGTTCGGGCTCGCAGAGGGATCGGACGTGCGCGTCGCGGACGTCCAGATCGCGCTCGACGGAACGCGCTGCATCTACGTCGTGCAGGGCCTCAACGAGTTCGTGAACGCGAAGCTCGCGCTGATCGGCGAAGGTCCCGCGCGCTGCGGCGCGGCCGCGCTCGCCGCGATCGTCGCGCTCCGCGGCGCCGACGCGGTGCCCGCGGCGCTCGAGGGCATCCAGCGCGTCGCGCCCGGCGAAGGCCGCGCGCGTCCGATCCACGGCGTGGGCGGCACCGTCATCCTCGACGACGCCTACAACGCGAGCCCGCGCTCGACCGAGCTCGCGCTGCGCACCTGCTACGAGCTCGCGCGCGCTCGCGGCGGGCGCGCGATCGCGGTGCTCGGCGACATGCTCGAGCTCGGCGTCGAGAGCGAGCGCCTGCACGAGAGCGTCGGTGAAGCGGCGGTCGCGAGCGGCATCGCGCTGCTCGTCTGCTGCGGCCCCGAGATGCGCGCGGCCGCGCGCGGCGCGCTCACCGCGGGCATGGCGAGCGGCGTGAGCGGCATCCGCATCGAGCGCCTCGACGATCCCACCGAGGCGATCTCGCTGGTGCGCGCGTTCGTCGAGCCGAACGACGTCATCCTCGTGAAGGGATCGCGCTCGATGCGCATGGAGCGCGTGGTCGAAGGGCTGCGCGAAGTGGACGCGTTCGGAAGCACCGCGCCCGGCATCATCGCCCCCGGCAGTGAAGAGGCGCCGCGATGATCTACTACCTCCTCTACCCGTACAGCGATCGCATCGGGTTCCTGAACGTCCTGCGGTACGTCCCGTTCCGCGTCCTCGCGGCGACGATGACCGCGATGCTGCTCACGTTCGGGCTCTACCCGTGGTTCATCCGTCGCCTGCAGTCGCGACAGATCGGGCAGGTCGTCCGCAAGGAAGGCCCGCAGAGCCACCTCAGCAAGGCGGGCACGCCGACGATGGGCGGCGCGCTCATCCTGCTCGCGCTGGTCGCGTCGACGGTGCTCTGGGCCGATCCGACGAACACGCCGGTGTGGCTCACGCTCGCGGTCACCGCGGCGTACGGCGTCGTCGGCTACATCGACGACGCGCGCAAGGTCCGGAAGAACAACACCGGCGGCCTCAGCGCGCGCGGCAAGCTCGTGCTGCAGTTCTCGGTCGCGATCGCGGTGTGCGCCTACCTCTGGTACGGCGAGGCCGGGCTCGGCGAGGACTGGCTCGCGATCCGCAACCGCCTCGCGGTCCCGTTCATCGCGTTCGATCGCGTGCAGATCGCCCTGCCCCCGTGGGCGTACGTGATGTTCGGCGCGTTCGTGATCGTCGCGACCTCGAACTGCGTGAACCTCACCGACGGCCTCGACGGGCTCGCGATCGGCCCGGTGATGATCAACGCCGGCACCTACGCGATCCTCGCGTACCTCGCGGGCGTCACGTTCTTCGGCGAGGACCTCGCGGACTACCTGCAGATCCCGTCGCTCGAGAGCGCGAGCGATCTCAGCGTCTACTGCGGCGCGATGAT includes:
- a CDS encoding UDP-N-acetylmuramoyl-tripeptide--D-alanyl-D-alanine ligase, with translation MATPIPANSARFSIDELAVATRGTVAASTDRPLVGVVTDSRAVTPGCIFVALRGAKHDAHDFVPAVIAAGAGALVVSQPVSAPPGVAVVIVPDTLRALGDLAHAHRRRFPVALVAVTGSVGKTTTKELTAAGLEALGLRVLRSAGNLNNRIGVPMTLLTLGADDDVAVIEMGMNVPGEIARLTEIAMPSVGVVTAVAEVHTEGVGGIEGVAREKGALLLGLGADAAAVFTADDGILAPYAERSPARTKLSFGLAEGSDVRVADVQIALDGTRCIYVVQGLNEFVNAKLALIGEGPARCGAAALAAIVALRGADAVPAALEGIQRVAPGEGRARPIHGVGGTVILDDAYNASPRSTELALRTCYELARARGGRAIAVLGDMLELGVESERLHESVGEAAVASGIALLVCCGPEMRAAARGALTAGMASGVSGIRIERLDDPTEAISLVRAFVEPNDVILVKGSRSMRMERVVEGLREVDAFGSTAPGIIAPGSEEAPR
- the mraY gene encoding phospho-N-acetylmuramoyl-pentapeptide-transferase — translated: MIYYLLYPYSDRIGFLNVLRYVPFRVLAATMTAMLLTFGLYPWFIRRLQSRQIGQVVRKEGPQSHLSKAGTPTMGGALILLALVASTVLWADPTNTPVWLTLAVTAAYGVVGYIDDARKVRKNNTGGLSARGKLVLQFSVAIAVCAYLWYGEAGLGEDWLAIRNRLAVPFIAFDRVQIALPPWAYVMFGAFVIVATSNCVNLTDGLDGLAIGPVMINAGTYAILAYLAGVTFFGEDLADYLQIPSLESASDLSVYCGAMIGAGFGFLWFNTYPAQVFMGDVGSLALGGGLGTLAVLTKNELLSVLLGGIFVIEGVSVIGQVASFKLFKKRIFLMAPIHHHFEKKGWPEPKVIVRFWIISIMLALASLATLKLR